The following DNA comes from Saccopteryx leptura isolate mSacLep1 chromosome 7, mSacLep1_pri_phased_curated, whole genome shotgun sequence.
GTGATCGGAGACACATCTGAGAGGTACGGAACACACTGTGGAAGACTTCATGTAGTGTATTTAGAAATTCAGACTCTCTGTGTCAGCTCCACAACTTGTCCATTGTATTATTCAAGGATTTAAGGCAgaaatttgggatttttttctttgtgagctaTAAAGACATTGTGGAATAATGATGACAGTAATAATGGCATCTAAAAGGCATTACACTGAACATTttatatgtagtttttctttttacccttttacCAATTCCATTTTGCAGGTAAGAATACTGGGGCTCTGAGATAAATTTaacagtcacacagctagtgattTGAAAGCAAACTTTCCTGACTGTAGGGTCTAAGCGTTCAGCTCCTGCACTGTAGTACCTTTCTATTGATGAAATGCTGAATTTGGAAGCCAGCTGGCAGCAGTTCCAGGCAGCAGTCTAGATGGTGTAGTATGTTAGTGAGGAGGAAACGTCATCTTCATCAcctggtctttttaaaaattgcagtaCCTATATCCCATTATAGACTTACTGAATCTCAATTTCTGGCAAGTGGAAGGTAGACATAGGCTTTTGAAGTAGTTCCCCCAGTGATTTTGATGCATGCACTGGTTGAGAATACAGGACACAGTGAGGAAGTCACTGCATCCAGGGAAAGAGGACAGGACTTGAACCAAGGCAATGTTGCTGACACTGTACAGGAAGGGATGAACTTGagattaatatctttttaaaaatagaagtggCAGAACTTGAGGActgtggagagagggagggaaatacTGTTTATTAAGAGCCTATTAATAGGTGCTACTcttggtattttaaattttataaactatagCAAATGCCAGTGAGAATATCAAGCAACTACAATTCTTGTACATTGCTTTTGGGAACACAAAATGGTTCACTTTCAAAAAAGAGTTTGGCAACTTCTTCTAAGGTTAAACAAGCATGGCCTAGCAATTGTAGTTGCAGGTTACTtgccaaacagaaatgaaaacatgtttacTTACGGAATATTTTTGACAGCTTGATCTATAATCTCCAAAATATAACAACCCAGATTATCTCTCAGCTTTGTAAATGGATAAACTGATATAAGATGAATtattttcagtaataaaaaagaattaactacTGAAGCACACAATGTCAATCTCCAAAGTGGTATCCTAACAAAAGAAGCTAACACAAAAAAGTAGATTGTTTATGATACCATTTTCATTGCAAAAATCATATTAGTGGTAGCCAGAGACTGGGAGTGGGTATTAGAAATTACTGAATAGCATTCCATTATTTGAATATGTCAAAATTTGTTTATCAAGTCACAGTTTAAGCCACTATAATAGGGATATAATGGTATTTTGTTGtggtttaatttgaatttctctctcttgaacatcttttttatgtgcttattggccatttgtatatcttcttttatgGATTGCCTATTTTttcattgagggtttttttttgttacattatTATAGAGTTGTAAGCATTATTTATATTCTCTGGTTGCAAATCTTGTCAGTTACAAGTATTAGTAATACATTCAATCAgtggtttgcttttttatttgaaGTGTTTTCTTGAAGATCtgaggtttttaattttaatgaagtccaaattataaatttttttcttctttggttgCTAACACAAGTTTTATGTCTGATGATAGGAAGAGGATTTGACAACTTGACGTCTGTCCATCTTGCACGGCATACTCCTACAGGAACACTGGTGACTGTAAAAATTACAAACCTGGAAAACTGCACTGAAGACCGCCTGAGAGCCTTGCAGGTAACAGTGCGAAGACAGTGCATTCAGAGTGCTGTCCGTCTGAGCAGCTGCGTCTGTAAGAATTTCCCCCAAATTAATCGTTCTTTCTGTCAGAGCAAGGTGGGCTCTCCACCTTTCCTGCACTGGAAAGAATACTTGGAAGCCAGATCCATGAAAGAACAGATATGTTCAAACTTTGTTAACTACTATAAATTCCTTCAAATCAATCTCCTATTTGAACTGCTGGTCTGGAGATTTACAATACCCTCGGTGGGCCCAATCACAAGTCGTCATTTAGggaaatagaaaacacaaaaacaaacagttTCCTTTCCATCCAGTTcagtaaaattaatttctaaattgaTAAATTTTAACACAATTGCCTTTCAGGAATATTATAATACCATTTTCATTGTCACTAATCATTTTTGatataaagaaggaaaagattttgttttaatattgtcctcattttaaaaatgtttatatgtgcACAGGTATAGTGCACAGAAAAGGAGATTGGAAAAATCATACCAAAATGTTAATAGTAGTTTTCTCTGTGATTTAATGTTAACAGGCCATTGttagacttttattttatatatttatgtattttttaaaatgtttccatattAAGAACAAGGTATTACTAATAAGAGTATGACCTCTAGAGTCAGACTAAGTTTGCATCccactttctctttatttattaattatgtgcTCTTGGACAAGCTTTCTAACTTATTTCTAAgtgttctcttctgtaaaatgggactcaTAATATCACACTGTATAGTGGTGGTGAGATTTAAAGAAATGACAGTGCTAAGAACAGAGGTTAGGATTAATAAGTTCTGAGTATTAGCGACACTACTACTGTTATCTTCatcataaagaaaaagaggttgtttttaaatgtcttctctTACGTGTCTCTCCTAGAAAGCTGTGATTCTATCCCACTTTTTCCGGCACCCCAATATTACAACTTATTGGACTGTTTTTACTGTTGGCAGCTGGCTTTGGGCTATTTCTCCGTTTATGGCCTATGGTAAGAAAActcattctaaataaaataactcagtttAGATTGGATTCTATAATTATAAGGATGAGTGGGATCTTAGATTAACTacgtttaatttataaatatgatgGCCAGTTCCAAATTtcatgagatatttttatttctggttcATGTTGAATTTTAGTCTTCAGAAAAAAGTAGAGTAGGTCTGATGATCAGTGAGCCATCAACTGCTTCTCCAAGAAGCCCATGCCTTTGAGCAAGCTGTCTCTTCCCTTCAGTTTCCTTCCGCTTCTCAGTGGAGAGCTACCATTATTCTTTAGGCGGAAGGAGTTTCTACTTGTGCACATCATCCCCATTCCTGTTTCTCTAGTGGTAAACTTATGTCACTGtactataaacatctgtgtatGTGCCCGACTCCTTCACTGGATTCGAGCTTCTTGCGTGCAGGATTATGTGTGTTTTTATCATTTGGGGCATTTGGGGTACCCAGGTGCtcatacagtgcctggcacaaagttgTGTTCAGTGAGTGTGTTGAATAAATAAACGAATAGATTCTAGAACTTTGATTTATAGAACAGCTTTAGTGAATTACCTgtggatttaaatatatatacacacagtatgtattttttcaataataatgaaaattgttagttttcttttctggtcTCTAGGGTGTCATTAGAActgtctttttaaatattcttgaagGAAAATGACCTTAGCATAGGAAAATGGTTAGACCCTAAAATGTAACAagggtctctgtgtgtgtgcgcacgtacATGTGCAAATGTCTGGAAAGAGGATATAAAACAAAGCTAGAAACAAAATCACTATCAGtgttcatttaaatatttcaggGGTTTCTTTCAGGTTCAGCAAGTCAACTCTTGAAGACTTACTTTCCTGAGGGAATGAGTGAAACGTTAATAAGAAACATTCTCTTTGGAGCAGTGAGAGGCTTGAACTATCTGCACCAAAATGGCTGTATTCACAGGTATTTGCAGAATGAAAGAATTTTAATGGAAGACATTTTTAGGGAGCTTTTTGGAATGAAGAAGCACTTGAGTATCAGAAAGAAGGGATAGGAAACTTGTAAATGAAAATTGAGGGAGGAAAGGGCCCACAGATACTGTTGATAATTCCATTTTGTGGTCGTTCGCCACAGCGTTCAGACCGCCTTCTCTGTGCATGTGTTGTGCTCAGAACTGGGGTGGAGCTCAAGTCTCAATCTAATGAGGAGTGGGATCCTAGtcagctcttttttctttttcccttaagCAAATAGTTCCTTTACCTGTTGTTCATCTCTAATTCATAGTTATATCGTGTACAGATTGTAACGAAACCTTTCTTTGATTTCTTAAATATCGTGCAGCACCTTGAGATTATCATACTAAATATCAATTCTCTTGTTATCAAACTGTAGATGCAGAATTGGCTTAATGTTAAAAACAGTGCTATTCTAAGATACACCAggactttgttttccttttaattgttacttttaaataagcttggtttggccctggctaggtagttcagttggtcagagtgcggtcctgatacaccaaggttgtgggtttgatctccagtcagggcacaaataggaatcaaccagtgaatacataagtggaacaacaaattgatgtctctttctttcttcctctcttcttctctctcttcctccctcctccctctctctccctctctctaaaatcaataaattttttaaaaatacccttgttttattgtttgtttcacTCTCCTTAAAGCTTATTTTTCCTTACTATTGTTTTTTAGCATCATTCTGATAAACTGAGGATTTCTAACAGACTGTATTGTAATTAATCAAGATGTTATACTTCACCAGACTATTGGTCATCCTACTCCCATTAGTCCATTAGAAGCTCTGTTAGTTTCCAAATCCAGTGTTTTGGATGAAAAACAGGCTCTTTTGTaatttatttgacaaaggaaattTTTATATGAGACATATCTTTATAAATAGTTTAAATACCATGAAAAGCTATCTTTTTTGGATAATATTGCATTTAACTTTATGCTTTAAAtactaattgatttttttagttttctcccTGAGTGTTTTGTAACAGCATCCTAAAAGAGTGAAATTAATCATTTGATTCCATtccaagtttgaaaaaaaatattatcacttCCAAGTAGTTGTCAGTTTTATCTTTCCTTGTCCTGATGCTGTATTAAATAGCTGAAAAGATTCCTTCGTTCCTGAACATTTCCCATATCCACATCAGTGTTCCGCTGTTTTATAAAAAGCATTTAGTTTTCAAGAGAATACATGGATTTTTTCTGAccagatttttattctttcttcattggccaatttcttaatatttaggattgtttctttttgttctagGAGTTTTAAAGCCAGCCATATCCTCATTTCTGGTGATGGCCTAGTGACCCTCTCTGGCCTGTGCCATCTGCGTAGTTTGGTTAAGCACGGACAGAGGCATAGGGCTGTGTATGACTTCCCCCAGTTCAGCACATCAGTGCAGCCGTGGCTGAGTCCAGAACTACTGAGACAGGTCAGGTGTGACCGTGGCATTGGGTTGTCTGTGCGTCTCGAGTGTCTTCTAAGCTTGACTAAATGACAGTTGTGACCTTATATTTGGATTGATGGATGGAATAGTactgcaagaatttttttctctttcttgttgaaattacTATGTtaggaatttaaaaatgtgtaccaTATATTAAGTATAGCTTGATTTCTCACTTATAAGTTTCTTCCATTATTCACCATTCTTTATCAGAAAAAAGCACATGTATGtaactttttaaatcatttacacTAAAGGACTTCAAATTAATTGTTCTGCAGGACTTACATGGATATAACGTAAAGTCAGACATTTACAGTGTTGGGATTACAGCATGTGAATTGGCCAGTGGGCAGGTCCCTTTCCAGGATATGCATAGGACTCAGGTAAATGCTACTAAAATCCCCGAACTACCTTCCTTTGATACAGTTCCTTATATAAATGATTTATTAAACATCTTTGCTGTGGACTCAAgatctttattgttattttaatattgtgCCTGAAAAGGGTTGAAGgaaatttttctgtcttttagaTGCTATTACAGAAACTGAAAGGTCCCCCTTATAGTCCATTGGATATCATCAGTATTTTCCCTCAGTCAGAATCCAGAATGAAGAATTCCCGATCAGGTGTGGATTCGGGGATTGGAGAAAGTGTACTTGTCTCCAGTGGAACTCGCACAGTAAATAGTGACAGAGTGCAAACACCATCCTCAAAAactttctctcctgccttctttAGCATGATACAGCTCTGTTTGCAACAAGATCCTGAGAAAAGGTAATATTGTTCACTTCTAAGTAACAGAAAACACATGTGCgttatattttatagctttgtgATAGTCCCTTCCCATAAAATTCAAATCTTTAATCAATCTTTTGATCAAAAAATTATAGTCTAACCTAGACAATATCAATGCTAAAAACAAATAGAGGCAGTAAGCAAATGGGAAAAAACAGGGTTCAGTCAGAAAACTTAGCTCCAGTCTTAGCTATTTGATTTCCTAATTGTCACCTTGTAAAAATCAGTTAATCTTTTTGGACATTAATTACTGTGTTTATGTTAAGACATTTTAGAAATTTCCAAACAGTACAAAAATGTTGCtgctattataataatatataaattatcataGATAACTATTATCATTAGTATTTTGGAAATAAGTTGTGTGTCTTATCTTTTTTTAGCTCCTTAAGGGCTAGTAAAAACTCTTTATAATAAGTTAGTGACAAGTAAATGTTGAGTTACGAACTAATTGAAGGATGTCTCTAGACTTAATTCTCATTAGTCAAGGATAAAGCTAAGAATTAGGCTTCctgacatattttttcttttagttttttgtaCTTGGTTTTATAGCTCTAAaaccttatttttaatatatttttagatctaaaaatgtacatactaatatgaagttctatttttttataactttaaaattttttcaggcCATCAGCAAGCAGTTTATTGTCCCATGTTTTCTTCAAACAGGTAAGCTGACCTTTGTTCTGTTGTCTAGATGtttttaaatactattaaaaGGTCACTTCATTTTATTGGCTTAATGGGACAATTTAATTGCCAAGGTTCTTAATAATAGCATTCttacaaaataaagttaaaaatcaagaaaacatgTTGGTAATTCAGTTACAGACTTTCTAAATATATTCATTCTGCAGAACGAGTAAAAACATAGAATATCATGTTACAATATCCTTGatttatattttgattaattttatttttctatattgtcTTAAAATGATCTAAGGAcaaaataattcttataaaaatgagtttatttgGCTGTCACCTCTTCCTGTTTTCAGATGACCAGAATCAAAGACATTTTTAGTGAAAATacaggaaaacaatttttaaaactttaatgatTTCTTTCAAAGTTATTTATTGCTAACAAAACTAATGTATTGAATTTATGTACCAACAGCCttattttgagtttctttaaCAGATGAAAGAAGAGAGCCAGCGTTCCATACTTTCACTGTTGCCTCCGGCTTATCACAAGCCGTCCATAGCACTGCCTCCAGCATCACCTTGGACTGAGCCAGAATGTGATTTTCCTGATGAAAAAGACTCAAACTGGGAATTCTAGGGCTGCCAAATCCTTTTATGTCCTATATACTTGACACTTTCTCCCTGCTGCTTTTCTTCTGTATTGCTAGGTACAAAAACTAGAATTATTATACTTGAAAATACAGTTGGTGCACTGGAGAATCTATCATTTCAAACCACTCTATTCAAAGGAGCAAGTGTTTATAGCCCCTTTGGTGAGCTCAGAGTGCTATTGCAACTCCAGGGAAGCTAGAATTATTCATCTAGCTACATTTAGTGTCAACTAGTCTCAAATATTTTCCCGAAGCTGTGACTAATTCTTCTTCTTGATCTCTCAATATAATTTTGAGCCAGTTGATTCTTTCAGCATTTGCTGCCCTCAGGGGAATGAGCCCTTAAAGGACAGTGCTTCCAAGTACATTTTTTACTTCCAGATTCTCTAGCCTTTTTGATCATCTATTGTTAGACCAACAGGCTAGTTTATCCTGGTAGCAAACCCTTTCttggaaacaggaaaatgtttaaattttcccattttcttctgttaataaTTATGGTAATATTAAACTGAGCCTCACTCACATTAAATGATTCActtgaaatatatagaaaagttgTGATTTGCTTTTTTTAAGGGGCTTATGTAACACTTCTCTCCTTATGAAGTCTAAATTTATGCACCCCGTGGGAACTCAATAAAGatttattgaattgaatttatgcttttatttattttctgtgtggTTTGGGAAGCTAAATCACAGATTGTAATTTGTTTGCCAAGGAAAGCCAGTTTGCAACCAAGTAGATTTATTTACATAATGTATGAATTGGGGACAACCTGATCTTTGATTCTATGGAGGAAGAAGATGCTCTGGTCCTTTATAAGATTATTCTTGCTCCTATAGGCGATACAACGTAGAAGAGCATAAAGATCTAATTCCTAATATTATATTAGGAAAAGACAGATGCTGTGTCTCAAAGAGTATGTAGTTTGAACTATGGTAAATTGGGACCTATCTTggttaatggattttttttttttagcaagtgaaacagagaaaggtacagatagggacaaacaagaagggaaagagataagaagcatcaattctttgttgcatcaccttagttgttcattgattgctttctcatatatgccttgaccaggggggtacagctgagccagtgaccccttgctcgagccagtaaccttgggctcaagccagcgaccttgggcttcaagccagcaaccatgaggtcatgttcatgaccccatgctcaagctgttgaacccgtgcttaagccggcaaccttggagtttcaaacatgggtcctctgcatcccaggccaatgctctatccactgtgctaccacctggtcaggtggagtTTCTTAATCtgttcactcttatttaacattccattaaaatttatttttaaatgattgtcttaagactaaaaaattaaaaccaatgagGCAGCATATAAATCAATAGACAATTTGAAACaaatcttttcatgtttattggccatttctcATCAAGAATGTTtaggtcaggccctggctggttagctcagaggtagagtgtcggccctgcatgtggaagttctgggtttgattctttcccagggcacatagaagaagcacctatctgcttctccactcttccccctctactttgtctctctctcttccccttccgcagccatggctccattggagcaaagttggcctgggtgctgaggatggctcgatggcctccactcaggcgctagaatggctccagttgcattggagcaatgcccagatgggctgagtatcaccccttggtgggcatgccggttgtatcccggttgggtgcatgcaggagtctgtctgtcgccccccacttctcacttggaaaaatacaaaaaaaataaaaataaatgtttacatcACTTCATCAAGTAAGCCACAAAGACCCGCCAaggtagaggaaagagagagatcagtACCAGTTGAGGCCCTGAGATCACATACTAGTGGTGGGGGATATAGAATTCTACTAACTCTAAAATTCCCTTCAGCAAGAGAGGCTCACTAGAACCATAGAGAAGTTCTGAATCTGTGTGGGACACTGATAGTGCAAAAGGTGGACTATGGAGATCGTGAAACAGTGCCTCTCAGGTCTGTAAGTGTATCATGGTTCTCTAGAGAAAAAGAACCAATAGGACTTTTATTATAAGAGATTGCCTCACATGATTATGGAGGCTAACAAGTCCCAAGTTCTACAGAGTGAATGAGCAAGCTGGAGACCTAAGAAAACCAATAGTGTACCAGTCCAAAGGCTGGCAGGCTGAAGACCcaggaagaactgatgtttcagTTTGAATCCAGAGACAGGAAAAAGCTGATGGCCCAGTTTGGGGCACTCAGACAAGAGGAATTCTCTTACTGGGGAGGATCAGCCTTTTTGCTCTCTCAGGTCTTGAACTGGAGGTCTACCCACATTGAGGAGGGCAGTTTGCTATAGTTAGTCTATAGATTTAGatgttaattttatccaaaaatgCCTCACAGAAACACCCCGAATAATGTTTCACCAAATGTCTGGTCACCCTGCGGCCCAGTCAAATTGAcagataaaattaaccatcacagtagATATTATACTTGACTGATAGCCTTACCCTGAAAGTGTCTTAAATTTTACACCATACACTCCTTGCTTGCTGCATTGTCTATCActgttgtaacaaattaccataagttcagtggcttaaacaacagaaatttattattttacagttctggaggtcagaaattTAAAATGGGCAGGCAGGGCTATGTTTCTTCTGGAGGCTCTGGAGAAGAGCCTGCTGCCTTTTCCAGGATACCTGCCTCCCTGGCTTCACGAGCCAGTGTAACTACACCCGCTGGTT
Coding sequences within:
- the STRADB gene encoding STE20-related kinase adapter protein beta isoform X1; its protein translation is MSLLDCFCTSRTQVESLRPEKQSESSIHQNLVDEPTLSWLSLSARPREVIWSTNVSHYELQVEIGRGFDNLTSVHLARHTPTGTLVTVKITNLENCTEDRLRALQKAVILSHFFRHPNITTYWTVFTVGSWLWAISPFMAYGSASQLLKTYFPEGMSETLIRNILFGAVRGLNYLHQNGCIHRSFKASHILISGDGLVTLSGLCHLRSLVKHGQRHRAVYDFPQFSTSVQPWLSPELLRQDLHGYNVKSDIYSVGITACELASGQVPFQDMHRTQMLLQKLKGPPYSPLDIISIFPQSESRMKNSRSGVDSGIGESVLVSSGTRTVNSDRVQTPSSKTFSPAFFSMIQLCLQQDPEKRPSASSLLSHVFFKQMKEESQRSILSLLPPAYHKPSIALPPASPWTEPECDFPDEKDSNWEF
- the STRADB gene encoding STE20-related kinase adapter protein beta isoform X2, yielding MSLLDCFCTSRTQVESLRPEKQSESSIHQNLVDEPTLSWLSLSARPREVIWSTNVSHYELQVEIGRGFDNLTSVHLARHTPTGTLVTVKITNLENCTEDRLRALQKAVILSHFFRHPNITTYWTVFTVGSWLWAISPFMAYGSASQLLKTYFPEGMSETLIRNILFGAVRGLNYLHQNGCIHRSFKASHILISGDGLVTLSGLCHLRSLVKHGQRHRAVYDFPQFSTSVQPWLSPELLRQDLHGYNVKSDIYSVGITACELASGQVPFQDMHRTQMLLQKLKGPPYSPLDIISIFPQSESRMKNSRSGVDSGIGESVLVSSGTRTVNSDRVQTPSSKTFSPAFFSMIQLCLQQDPEKRPSASSLLSHVFFKQPYFEFL